One Actinosynnema pretiosum DNA segment encodes these proteins:
- a CDS encoding GMC family oxidoreductase yields MGVLDDYDDIVIGAGSAGVPVAVRLSEDRARRVLLVEAGPDYPGELPADLSDGNQMSLVHHDWRFTAGMLADRPTRYFQGKVVGGSSSVGNTIAIRGMPEDFDGWAALGNRGWGWDDLLPHFLAVEDDQDFAGPFHGKGGPVPIRRWRPEELTPAQGAFHRGCLAAGMPDVADHNDPESTGVGPAPSNRLGERLRVSTATGYLTPEVRARENLTVLAGAVVNRVLVSDQRAVGVELVDGESSVREVRARRVVLSAGSVGTPAILLRSGIGPAEDLRALGIDVRVDLPGVGSGLSEQARTGVFMVPKPGAENFGAAVGQIVVRAGAASTGRANDMYYAMVNHFDLATQFPHLRAAAGAGRVFTVLVVAREPKSRGRVRLASVDPRRAPEVDLNFLSSEHDHRLLADGLRVGWELAQTPEIRDLAERVVLLDDALVASDEAVRDYVTATVDPAYNPTGTARMGPDGDPMAVVDERCAVRGVDGLHVADASVMPTMVRANINLSVIAVGERVAELLREA; encoded by the coding sequence GTGGGGGTGCTGGACGACTACGACGACATCGTGATCGGCGCCGGGAGCGCCGGGGTTCCGGTTGCTGTCCGGCTCAGCGAGGACCGGGCAAGGCGGGTTCTGCTGGTCGAGGCGGGACCGGACTACCCCGGTGAGCTTCCCGCGGACCTCTCCGACGGGAACCAGATGTCGTTGGTCCACCACGACTGGCGGTTCACCGCCGGGATGCTGGCCGATCGGCCCACCCGGTACTTCCAGGGGAAGGTGGTCGGCGGGTCCTCCTCGGTGGGGAACACCATCGCCATCCGGGGGATGCCCGAGGACTTCGACGGGTGGGCCGCGCTCGGGAACCGGGGGTGGGGGTGGGATGACCTGCTGCCGCACTTCCTGGCGGTCGAGGACGACCAGGACTTCGCCGGGCCGTTCCACGGCAAGGGCGGGCCGGTGCCCATCCGGCGGTGGCGGCCCGAGGAGCTGACGCCCGCGCAGGGCGCGTTCCACCGGGGGTGCCTCGCCGCCGGGATGCCGGACGTCGCCGACCACAACGACCCGGAGTCGACCGGGGTGGGGCCCGCGCCGTCGAACCGGCTGGGTGAGCGGTTGCGGGTGTCCACGGCCACCGGGTACCTCACGCCCGAGGTCCGGGCGCGCGAGAACCTGACCGTGCTGGCAGGCGCGGTGGTGAACCGGGTGCTGGTGTCGGACCAGCGGGCCGTCGGGGTCGAGCTGGTGGACGGGGAGTCGTCGGTCCGGGAGGTCCGCGCCCGGCGGGTGGTGCTGTCGGCCGGGTCGGTGGGGACGCCCGCGATCCTGCTGCGCTCGGGCATCGGGCCCGCCGAGGACCTGCGGGCGCTGGGGATCGACGTGCGGGTGGACCTGCCCGGTGTCGGCTCCGGGCTGAGCGAGCAGGCGCGGACCGGGGTGTTCATGGTGCCCAAGCCCGGTGCGGAGAACTTCGGGGCCGCCGTGGGGCAGATCGTGGTGCGGGCGGGGGCCGCGAGCACCGGGCGGGCCAACGACATGTACTACGCGATGGTCAACCACTTCGACCTCGCGACCCAGTTCCCGCACCTGCGGGCCGCCGCCGGGGCCGGGCGGGTGTTCACCGTGCTGGTCGTGGCGCGGGAGCCGAAGTCGCGGGGGCGGGTGCGGTTGGCGTCGGTCGACCCCCGGCGGGCTCCGGAGGTCGACTTGAACTTCCTGTCGTCCGAGCACGACCACCGGCTGCTCGCGGACGGGCTGCGGGTCGGGTGGGAGCTGGCGCAGACGCCGGAGATCCGGGACCTGGCCGAGCGGGTGGTGCTGCTCGACGACGCGCTCGTGGCCTCGGACGAGGCGGTGCGGGACTACGTGACCGCGACCGTGGACCCGGCCTACAACCCCACGGGCACGGCGCGGATGGGGCCGGACGGCGACCCGATGGCCGTGGTGGACGAGCGGTGCGCGGTGCGCGGGGTGGACGGGTTGCACGTGGCGGACGCGTCGGTGATGCCGACCATGGTGCGGGCGAACATCAACCTGTCGGTGATCGCGGTGGGTGAGCGGGTCGCCGAGCTGCTGCGGGAAGCGTGA
- a CDS encoding methyltransferase, whose protein sequence is MSGGQAGDEQAEGVAEVLGLLNGFRAAKFLMVGCELGVFEVLAGSPGGLVVGELAERVGVSRRAGRICADALVAIGLLVREGDRYRNAPAARRLSGESGVDLRAFVRFTDLVSYPAWGGLAEALRSGPVNRITALSAEQQEAFSSGVEALNAGPAAALAASGHLAGRGALLDVGGGTGSWSAAAVRAHDGLRATVVEWPPVAELARRKVVGAGLGGRIDVVAGDVRVDPMPQGHDCCLLANVVHVFSPEDNARVLANARRAVVAGARLLLVDYWTGPTGAEPAVAALMAGEFAVNSEDGDVYGVDDVVAWLGATGWRFLGREALAGAKSVVVAEAV, encoded by the coding sequence GTGAGCGGTGGACAGGCGGGTGACGAGCAGGCGGAGGGCGTTGCGGAGGTTCTTGGGCTGCTGAACGGGTTCCGGGCGGCCAAGTTCCTGATGGTCGGGTGCGAGCTCGGGGTGTTCGAGGTGTTGGCGGGCTCCCCCGGCGGGCTGGTGGTGGGTGAGCTCGCGGAGCGGGTCGGGGTGTCGCGGCGGGCCGGGCGGATCTGCGCGGACGCGCTGGTGGCGATCGGGTTGCTGGTGCGCGAGGGCGACCGGTACCGCAACGCCCCGGCGGCCCGGCGCCTGAGCGGCGAGTCCGGTGTGGACCTGCGGGCGTTCGTGCGGTTCACCGACCTGGTCAGCTACCCGGCGTGGGGCGGGCTGGCCGAGGCGCTGCGGTCCGGGCCGGTCAACCGGATCACCGCGCTGTCCGCCGAGCAGCAGGAGGCGTTCTCCTCCGGGGTCGAGGCGCTCAACGCCGGGCCCGCCGCCGCGCTCGCCGCCTCCGGGCACCTGGCGGGCAGGGGGGCGCTGCTGGATGTCGGCGGCGGGACCGGGTCCTGGTCGGCGGCGGCGGTGCGGGCGCACGACGGGTTGCGCGCGACCGTGGTCGAGTGGCCGCCGGTGGCCGAGCTGGCCCGGCGCAAGGTCGTGGGCGCGGGGCTCGGCGGGCGGATCGACGTGGTGGCCGGGGACGTGCGGGTGGACCCGATGCCGCAGGGGCACGACTGCTGCCTGCTGGCGAACGTGGTGCACGTGTTCTCGCCGGAGGACAACGCGCGCGTGCTGGCCAACGCCCGGCGGGCGGTGGTGGCGGGCGCGCGGTTGCTGCTGGTCGACTACTGGACCGGGCCCACCGGCGCGGAACCCGCGGTGGCGGCGCTCATGGCGGGCGAGTTCGCGGTCAACAGCGAGGACGGCGACGTGTACGGGGTGGACGACGTCGTGGCGTGGCTGGGCGCGACCGGGTGGCGGTTCCTGGGACGGGAGGCCCTGGCGGGCGCGAAGTCCGTTGTGGTCGCCGAGGCGGTGTGA
- a CDS encoding carboxymuconolactone decarboxylase family protein, whose product MAHIDLEDVDESLFPGITGLMRYRPETAGPLGELAEVLLRAPNSLSPGERELIAAYVSGRNRCTFCCDSHAAFAAAQLDEGTALVDRVLADLELAPVTEKLRALLRIAGAVQESGRAVTPDLVRRARELGATEVEIHDTVLIAAAFCMFNRYVDGLGTLVADDPAHYEVAARRIVAEGYTGLGRGDDGAQS is encoded by the coding sequence ATGGCGCACATCGATCTGGAAGATGTGGACGAGAGCCTGTTCCCCGGCATCACCGGGCTGATGCGGTACCGGCCCGAGACGGCCGGACCGCTCGGCGAGCTGGCCGAGGTCCTGCTCCGCGCACCGAACTCGCTCTCCCCAGGGGAGCGGGAGCTGATCGCGGCCTACGTGTCGGGCCGCAACCGCTGCACGTTCTGCTGCGACTCGCACGCCGCGTTCGCCGCCGCCCAGCTGGACGAGGGCACGGCGCTCGTGGACCGGGTCCTGGCGGACCTGGAGCTCGCGCCGGTCACGGAGAAGCTGCGCGCGCTGCTGCGGATCGCGGGCGCGGTGCAGGAGTCCGGTCGCGCGGTCACCCCCGACCTGGTGCGGCGGGCGCGCGAGCTGGGCGCGACGGAGGTGGAGATCCACGACACCGTGCTGATCGCCGCCGCGTTCTGCATGTTCAACCGGTACGTCGACGGCCTGGGCACGCTCGTCGCCGACGACCCGGCGCACTACGAGGTGGCGGCGCGCCGCATCGTGGCCGAGGGCTACACCGGCCTCGGCCGGGGCGACGACGGCGCGCAGAGCTGA
- a CDS encoding NAD-dependent epimerase/dehydratase family protein, with protein sequence MLVTLTGGTGFVGAHTTAALVRAGHRVRLLVRDPAAVPTALDPLGVDLSAVDAEVGDATDETAAARAVRGADTVLHAAAVYSFDRRRRAEMLRVNTRATEVVLAAARRSGAARIVHVSSTAALFGPGVRVVDERTPPGTSREPYAATKSASEAIAWAHQRAGAPVVVSRPPALLGPHDPKTGDQTRRLRDTVRGIMPVWPSGALQIGDVRDTARLHTALLEGRARGAHFGPGHLVTTPEYVAAAREASGRALPAVFLPAALVTPVGRLVDLLQPVWPWHIPAAHGAITTAAASVSVAPAASTLGLAPRPFADTVADTLDWLVDTGRLHPRTRTPVT encoded by the coding sequence ATGCTGGTCACGCTCACCGGCGGCACCGGTTTCGTCGGCGCCCACACCACCGCCGCGCTGGTGCGCGCGGGCCACCGCGTCCGCCTGCTCGTCCGCGACCCCGCCGCCGTCCCCACCGCCCTGGACCCGCTGGGCGTCGACCTGTCCGCCGTGGACGCCGAGGTCGGCGACGCCACCGACGAGACCGCCGCCGCCAGGGCCGTGCGCGGCGCGGACACCGTCCTGCACGCCGCCGCGGTCTACTCCTTCGACCGCCGCAGGCGCGCCGAGATGCTCCGCGTCAACACCAGGGCCACCGAGGTCGTCCTGGCCGCGGCCCGCCGCTCCGGCGCGGCCCGGATCGTGCACGTCTCCAGCACCGCGGCCCTGTTCGGGCCGGGGGTGCGCGTGGTCGACGAGCGCACCCCGCCCGGAACCAGCCGCGAGCCGTACGCGGCGACCAAGTCCGCCTCGGAGGCGATCGCCTGGGCGCACCAGCGCGCGGGCGCCCCCGTGGTGGTCAGCAGACCGCCCGCCCTGCTCGGCCCGCACGACCCGAAGACCGGCGACCAGACCCGCAGGCTGCGCGACACGGTGCGCGGCATCATGCCGGTGTGGCCGTCCGGCGCCCTCCAGATCGGCGACGTCCGCGACACCGCGCGGCTGCACACCGCCCTGCTGGAGGGCCGGGCGCGGGGAGCCCACTTCGGCCCCGGCCACCTGGTCACCACCCCCGAGTACGTGGCCGCGGCCCGCGAGGCCAGTGGCCGCGCCCTCCCCGCGGTGTTCCTCCCCGCCGCCCTGGTCACCCCCGTCGGCAGGCTGGTGGACCTCCTCCAACCGGTCTGGCCCTGGCACATCCCCGCCGCGCACGGCGCGATCACCACCGCCGCGGCCTCGGTGTCGGTCGCCCCCGCGGCGAGCACCCTGGGCCTGGCGCCGCGCCCGTTCGCGGACACCGTCGCCGACACCCTGGACTGGCTGGTCGACACCGGCAGGCTCCACCCCCGGACCCGCACACCCGTCACCTGA
- a CDS encoding flavin reductase family protein — protein sequence MTGAVVGATALREVMSRFATGVTVVTVGGEHPHGMTANAFTSVSLDPPLVLCCVARSATMHEALPEAGRFAVSIMDADQGAVARHFADKRRPTGEREFAGLDWAPGPLSGAPLLTGSLAWLECELAHRHDGGDHTIYVGRVLDCGVGGGERALLFYGSTFHHL from the coding sequence GTGACCGGGGCGGTGGTCGGCGCGACCGCGCTGCGCGAGGTGATGTCCCGCTTCGCCACCGGCGTCACGGTCGTCACGGTCGGCGGCGAGCACCCGCACGGCATGACCGCCAACGCGTTCACCTCGGTCTCCCTGGACCCGCCGCTGGTGCTGTGCTGCGTGGCCCGCAGCGCCACCATGCACGAGGCGCTGCCGGAGGCGGGCCGGTTCGCCGTCTCGATCATGGACGCCGACCAGGGCGCCGTGGCCAGGCACTTCGCCGACAAGCGCCGCCCGACCGGGGAGCGCGAGTTCGCCGGCCTTGACTGGGCGCCCGGCCCGCTCAGCGGGGCCCCGCTGCTCACCGGCTCGCTGGCGTGGCTGGAGTGCGAGCTGGCGCACCGCCACGACGGCGGCGACCACACCATCTACGTCGGACGCGTCCTGGACTGCGGCGTGGGCGGGGGCGAGCGCGCCCTGCTGTTCTACGGCAGCACCTTCCACCACCTGTGA
- a CDS encoding acyl-CoA thioesterase, giving the protein MTDYYEIRHVVGFEETNLVGNVYYVNYLRWQGRCREMFLKEKAPAVLAEVRDDLKLFTLKVECEFFAEITAFDELSVRMRLEELTRTQVQFSFDYVKVTDGEESLVARGRQRVACMRGPNTHTAPTPVPEELRRALEPYAQPSARAGAGVAS; this is encoded by the coding sequence GTGACCGACTACTACGAGATCCGCCACGTTGTCGGCTTCGAGGAGACCAACCTCGTGGGCAACGTCTACTACGTCAACTACCTGCGCTGGCAGGGGCGCTGCCGGGAGATGTTCCTGAAGGAGAAGGCGCCCGCCGTGCTCGCCGAGGTCCGGGACGACCTGAAGCTGTTCACGCTCAAGGTGGAGTGCGAGTTCTTCGCCGAGATCACCGCGTTCGACGAGCTGTCGGTCCGGATGCGCCTGGAGGAGCTGACCCGCACGCAGGTGCAGTTCAGCTTCGACTACGTCAAGGTCACCGACGGCGAGGAGTCGCTGGTGGCGCGCGGGAGGCAGCGGGTGGCCTGCATGAGGGGCCCGAACACCCACACCGCGCCCACACCCGTCCCCGAGGAGCTGCGCCGCGCGCTGGAGCCGTACGCGCAGCCGTCCGCGCGGGCCGGTGCGGGGGTGGCGTCGTGA